GGATACCGAGTCAAGCAATTCTGGTTCCCAGATGGATAAGAACGCGAAAAGAAGTTCATTTACGTGGAAGGTGGAGAACTTCCTATCTTTTAAGGAAATAATGGAGACCCGAAAAATCTTTAGCAAATTCTTTCAAGCTGGGGGATGTGAGCTTCGAATTGGTAAGCATCAGTCGCACATTTTCTTCACTAGAAGGGTGTTTCAGTTGTTTGCATTTCTTAATCTTACtgacagttttttttttccttgatgCAGGTGTCTATGAGTCCTTTGACACTATATGCATTTATTTGGAGAGTGACCAGTCAGTTGGTAGTGATCTGGATAAAAACTTCTGGGTGAGATACAGGATGGCTGTTGTGAATCAAAAGAACCCTGCCAAAACTGTGTGGAAGGAGTCTTCTATATGTACAAAGACTTGGAACAATTCTGTTTTGCAATTCATGAAGGTGTCAGATATGTTGGAAGCAGATGCAGGGTTTCTTGTTCGTGATactgttgtttttgtttgtgaaaTATTAGACTGCTGTCCTTGGTTTGAGTTTTCAGACCTAGAGGTTTGTGTTTACAGGCCTTTTGCATTTATACACTGCCTGCTAATGATTATTGACTTGGTCCCTTTTAAACTTTACTACTTTAGCATGCTAAATGGCATTCTGTCTGATGTTgaagtttcttcattcttgAATGCTGACCAATCTTGAGCTTGAGATAAggttttttgaattttctggGCAGTTATGTGTggttctttcatttttaattgatttcttAGCTAACATGGTTTCGGATACATTCAAAGAGTTACATGGGATGTTTGATGTAAGTATGTTTACTTCACTCCAATTGTTTTGTACAAAAATGTAGTTGAGGATAAGGTACAAGTATGTTTGTCACCTTGTCATGTCTCTGCCTTGAGCtgtaatatttcaattttacttGGAGCAGTTAAGTTATACGTCCTTTGGCTCATTATTGGAGGAACGTAATTTGACTAAAACCAgagttatattttttttcatccttCCACTATTTTATGGTGTTTGCCTATGCCTGTATTGATGTGTATTTTTCTGTCAGGTGTTCGCCTCAGAGGACGATCAGGATGCATTAACAACAGATCCTGATGAGCTCATTGATTCTGAAGATAGTGAAGGAATAGGtggtgatgaagaagataTCTTCAGAAACCTGCTTTCTAGAGCTGGATTTCACCTCACATATGGAGATAATCCTTCACAGCCACAGGTCACTTTACGAGAAAAGCTGCTGATGGACGCTGGCGCCATTGCTGGTTTTCTGACTGGACTCCGTGTTTATCTCGATGACCCTGCTAAAGTAAAGCGCTTGCTACTTCCAACCAAGCTGTCTGGTAGCAGTGATGGAATGAAAGTCATAAAGAATGATGAATCTTCCCCTAGTTTGATGAATTTGTTAATGGGAGTCAAAGTTCTGCAGCAGGCTATTATTGATTTACTTTTGGACATTATGGTTGAGTGTTGCCAACCTACAGAAGCGAGTTCTAATGGTGATTTGTCTGATACAAACTTAAAGTCTCCAGATGGAAGTGGAGCTGCTAGTCCTTTGCAATCGGATAGAGAAAATGGAGCTGCAGAATCTGTGCATTGTCCTGTATATGAGAGATTGGATACCAGTGTTGATGAAACTAGCAGTAGTGCTTCGGCTGTTCAAAGCTCTGACATGAATGGGACTGGTATACCTGGAAAACCTCATCCTGGGCATCCAATTTCTCCCCCCGAAACATCTGCCGGGGGTTCAGAGAATGTGTCTCTTCGTTCTAAGGTACAATACTTTGTTCCTCaagtattttaaatattttgctTAAGTGATAGTACTGACTGTttgaacaaattgaaaattagaCCAAGTGGCCAGAGCAATCTGAAGAGCTCTTAGGATTGATTGTAAATTCACTAAGAGCTCTTGATGGAGCTGTTCCACAAGGCTGCCCTGAACCAAGACGTAGACCTCAGTCTGCACAGAAGATTTCTCTTGTACTGGATAAAGCTCCTAAGCATTTGCAGCCCGATCTAGTTGCTTTGGTGCCTAAGTTGGTGGAGCACTCAGAGCATCCACTTGCTGCTTTTGCACTTATAGAACGACTTCAAAAGCCAGATGCAGAGCCTGCATTGCGGACACCTGTAAGATTTCCTCAGAAGGCGCATCCATTTATTCATTTACTTATTGTTTTCCCAAGATTAATATCCTTTTCCTGGATGGGTTAaatatctatttaaaaaaGCATTTTTGGAATATGTCTTCTGGAAAACAGTATGGCAAGTCTGTGCACGTTTGCACAACTTAGTCTCTCACTACATTATTCTTCTTTAAGTTATATTATCTTGCTTCCCAGGTTTTTGGTGCTCTTAGTCAACTGGACTGTGGCAGTGAAGTTTGGGAACGAGTTTTATCTCAATCTCTCGAGTTTTTGTCAGATTCAAATGATGAGCCGCTTGCTGCAACTAtagattttatatttaaagcTGCATCCCAGTGCCAACACCTCCCTGAAGCGGTATGCATATAACTTATTCTGAATATTGGAAGTACTTTATTATATTATTCCTAgtagaataaaaataaataaatgaccCCCTTATATTATTTTACTCTAGTTTTGACGTGCTTTTCTCAAAGCATATTTAATCTTCTTTGTTCACCATTGTAGGTCAGATCTGTTCGTGTTAGGCTAAAGAATTTGGGTGTCGATGTTTCTCCTTGTGTTCTTGAATTTTTGAGTAGAACTGTAAATAGCTGGGGAGATGTTGCTGAAACCATACTTAGAGATATTGATTGTGATGATGATATGGGCGACAGTTGCTCGACATTGCATTCTGgtcttttcttgtttggtgAACATGGACCTAGTTCTGAACGGTTTCATTCGGTGGATGAGCAGGCTTTCCGTGCTAGTCGTCATTTTTCTGACATTTACATCTTGGTTGAGATGTTATCTATACCTTGTCTTGCTGTTGAAGCCTCTCAAACATTTGAGAGAGCTGTAGCTCGTGGTGCCATTGTGGCTCATTCTGTGGCCATGGTTTTAGAAAGGCGCCTTGCTCAAGGATTGAATCTTGATGCTAGATTTGTTGCAGATAATTTCCAGCAGCCAGATGCTGTAGTGGAGGGAGAAGCCAATGAACAGCTGAGAGTCCAACGGGACGATTTTACTTCAGTTCTTGGCCTTGCTGAGACATTGGCCCTTTCTAGAGATCTTTGTGTTAAGGGATTTGTGAAGATGCTGTatacattattatttaaatggtATGCTGACGAGTCTTATCGAGGGCGAATGCTAAAGAGACTTGTTGACCGAGCTACTAGCACGACAGATAGTAGCCGTGAAGTTGACCTAGATTTAGATATATTGGTGACTTTGGCTTCTGAGGAGCAAGAAATTATTAGACCAGTTTTGAGTATGATGCGGGAGGTTGCTGAACTTGCAAATGTTGATCGGGCTGCTCTTTGGCACCAGTTATGTGCCAGTGAAGATGAAATTATTCGCATGCGTGAAGAAAGGAAAGCAGAAAATGCTAATATGGTTAGGGAAAAAGCTGTTATATCGCAAAAACTGAGTGAATCTGAGGCTACTATCAATCGTCTTAAGGTACTTGTTGTCTTAACTGGTGATATGGCTAGGATTATCGCATCTTGTTTATTCTTTTCGGGGAATATTAGAATTGATGCATGTCATGATGTGGCAGTCTGAAATGAAGGCTGATATTGACCGCTTTGCTCGTGAAAAGAAGGAACTTTCCGAACAAATACAGGAAGTTGAGAGTCAGCTTGAGTGGCATCGCTCCGAGCGGGACGATGAAATCAGAAAGCTCACTACAGATAGGAAAGTGCTTCAGGATCGTCTTCATGATGCAGAGTCACAAATCTCTCAGTTGAAGTCCCGAAAACGTGATGAATTGAAGGTATAAATTGCTTTTCTTTCGTGTCATCTCTGATGACCTCACAGCCTTTTTACATAGTATGGTGTTCTTATGTAATTGATATTTTTCTCTAAAAagtcttttcttcttgttttcatcTCTGGTCCTTTGATGCACCAGCAATCAGCTTTTAGGTTTTAATGTTAggcttattttttattattattacttgtGTTCGAGTTTTGTATGCGTTCCATTTGAGGTTTAACTTTTGAGTCTTGACATCTTGTTATGAATTGTGATTTTGGATCCTTCACTAGTGGGTTCTTCTTGCTATTTCTGGATCATGTTTTGGCAATGAATTTGATAAGTATGTACTCTATGGATCTGCATGTTTAAATAATGTTAGTGACCATGCctatttaatgaattttttttatataaaaaaatctttatgatacaaatttttttgtttgatttttgtgtCTTGCTTTTGTGTCAAGCCATGCCTTTCTCTTAACTACAATTGATGAATGTGACAGAAAGTGGTGAAGGAGAAAAATGCTCTTGCCGAAAGGTTGAAGAGCGCTGAAGCTGCCCGTAAAAGATTTGACGAAGAACTTAAACGGTATGCCACAGAGAATGTTACCCGAGAGGAAATTCGGCAGTCTCTTGAGGATGAAGTAAGGCAGTTGACACAAACAGTGGGACAAACGGAAGGAGAGAAACGGGAGAAGGAAGAGCAAGTTGCTCGGTGTGAAGCCTATATCGATGGGATGGAATCAAAATTGCAGGCCTGCCAGGTTTTTGCCTCAATATAGCCAATGCTTTTCCCCCCTTTCTTTCTCATGTTCACCATTATCTTCCTCTTTGTCTTCTAATGATCTGTTTTATCACCAGATGCAGCTAGTTGTGGTGCTTACTGAATTAAgcttcatattttgatttaccATAAGAATATCAGAATGTGGTTCGATTGATGCGACCTTATCTCTTGCAGCAATATATTCACACCCTCGAGGCTTCACTTCAGGAAGAAATGTCCCGGCATGCTCCTCTCTATGGGGCTGGTTTGGAAGCTCTATCAATGAAGGAGTTGGAGACGCTGTCACGCATTCATGAAGAAGGGCTCAGGCAGATCCATACCCTTCAGCAGCAGCGTAAAAGCAGTCCAGCTGGCAGTCCTCTCGTGAGCCCTCATGCCCTCCAACACAATCATGGGTTATATCCTGCGACACCACCCCAAATGGCCGTCGGATTGCCTCCTTCACTCATCCCAAATGGTGTTGGGATCCATAGCAATGGGCATGTGAATGGTGCTGTTGGACCCTGGTTCAACCATTCTTAGATCCTGGGGTCATAGCTCTCTCTGTGCCGATGCAGGCATTTGTTCGCCCAATCGAGTTGGGTGAAATTGCTATTTTTTTGAGTTACTGATTGGCATTTTGGCTGTTTGAGCTGTTGGAACCGAGTGGgataggaaaaaagaaaaagaaaaaggaataagaTGATGAAAGATGCAAGGCGTAGGTAGGCTATGAGGGAGTCCAATAGAACTAACAGTTGCAAATGCCAATACTCATTTGCcccccttcttttttctttttattttttcccttaAAAGTTAATTATAggctttttgaaattttttgttaatcatgtgttcaatttattttttgaaccTTATCTCTTTACTTCTCTCAACTTCTTTGATCTCCACTTAAATTTATGGTCTTTCAAGGGTGAGGCAGTTTATCTGTTTTGTCATTGAGGCAGACCAACTAGCCCGAAGGGAAATCAATCACTCGATGCCCTCGATTAAACATCTGGGCGGCACATTTTATGTCATTTGTGTCTCGCTTTCCTCATGTACAGTTTAGCCCTAGAAGAGGCAAGGGAACACAAACTACAGTCCTGTATGGGGAGTCAACGGCTAGGTTATGACTCAGCCGGATAATGATTATCACAAGACGGGATCGGTTATCTTTGACTAAACCGCTAGCGTACCGTGAGGGTTAGGAAACAGACAGAATTTACTTTggaacccaaaagaaaaaaaaagaagaaaatggagcCAACTTTGCCACACTGATcgaaaggaaaacaaaatttttacaTGCAACCTCAAGCCCCTTTAAaagtgcacaatatcaatttGTACAGTTGAACCGCGTGGATTTGTTGTTGACATGACACACCCATCTTAATTACGTGATAGGAAAATATGTGTGTAATTTGCTTCATGCATATCATAATTTTGTTTACACCTCACTATCAATCAAATATACAGATACATATAACTATTTTCCGCAGAAAGTCAATGGTCCATGTCAAAATGCATTACCGTAAATTTCGTTAttgtataatattattatgttAAATTACAGGTGaaaatagatatatatatattaaacaaaagaaacactCCATCCATAAGCTTTGCTATTTCATCGCATGcatctagagagagagagagagagagagagagagagagagagagagagaggactaAAATTTGTGACATAATTTGGTGACGTGTGTCAGTGATTTGCAGGTGGGTTTCCATGGCaagaagagggaagagggGAGGGATCCAAGAAGGTAGGAAATTATGTGGAAATAAAAGAGGTCTATCTATGATCAAGTTGTGGGAGaagaaataatcaaaataaaacgTGGCCTGATAAATCTCATTTGACTTCTCTGCGTGTCCCTCTCGCACTaggaaaattatattttttgtatgATTTGTCTTCGAGCTCATCTCTTCTCcacacacaaacaaataaactTGCCAACCTATTTAAGCTAATCCCACCCCTCATTTCACAATCACCCAAAATAGTTATCGCCAGCCAGGACCCagcaattctctctctctctctctctctctctctctctctctctctctctctctctctctctctcgcatatatatttattgagagattaattaatttgttgcTCATAAGCTAAACCTCATTTGTTTGTCAAGAGAGAGAACTGAGATTCTCTccattcctctctctctctctctctctctctctggcatTGCTGGGCAAATTGGCATGCGCTAAGCTTCTTCCACTACTAGCCACCACATTACCTGTGTAAGCTGCTGTTACCTCACCTGAACATTTTAGCTTTTGCTGCTTCTTTAAAATGAATGCAATTTTACAACCAAAACCCATTGCAAGTCAAATTAGCTACTTgatcatatatgtatatctgGAACTTGGATATACAAATATGATGATCAGATAATCTcactttaaatttttttggaaattgTCTCACTTTTGCCCCGAAATTGTTGCATTAATTGTAGAAAACGTGTTTGTAGTTGCTCTAAgaattatttgaccatatctaTATCCATCCATTTAAGCATGTGTTTGAGTTGTTTTGCCAAAATTTGCGGTCagcaatatatatttaagtttgttttacaatattttacagCCACAAATCCATTTTTGGGATATTTTGACTCATTATTCTTGCCTCATGTTTTGAccttatttctctctctctctctctctctctctctctctctctctctctctctctggtgCATGTGCAGCATGAAGAAAATTTGTTGGCCTTACTTTGATCCTGAATTTGATAATCTCCCAGAGAGGATATATGGCCCTACGTAAGTGATCGAAATTTCCAATTCTATTGAACCCTGCTTTTGATTCACCTTCGGCAGTCTCATGAGCCCTGGAGTAAGATTTCTGATTTAGCTTAATTGATTTGCAGGTGTAGAGTATGCATTGACAACGAAACCTGGGAAGATTGCACAATAGTAAAGGtttgtaaattaattataaataaattagttaattaatccAGCTATGATGAAGGTCATGATAGTATATGATGTGGTGCAGGTGGATAGCGTGAACAAGCAAGGGCTTCTCCTCGAAGTGGTGCAAGTATTGACAGACGTGAACCTCACCATCACTAAAAGTTACATTTCTTCTGATGCAGGATGGTTCATGGATggtaaatatatatttctatgATTCAATTAATCcaattacttttatttaataaaataatcaatattTTATGACCAATAATAATTTGTGCGCTTGCTTTGTTTGCAGTGTTCCATGTGAAAGATGAACACGGCAACAAACTTACAGACCAGAAAGTCATTAACTATATCCAGAAGGTGATTATCTATAATTAGGTTTCTTCATGATCAATGAGTttagttaattaatattattgaCTTTTGTCGAGAGGCCTTGATAAATGATTTTGCATATATATCATCACAATGTCAACTACAGTAACACGCTTAATTAACTCTGACCTAATGATGCAGGCCTTAAGTACAAGCACAGGCACCCCGGACTCAGCCAAGGCCTATACAAATAACAACCCTACTTTATTCTCACCCACAAACCCTACCGACCACACCACCATCGAAATGACCGGAACAGACCGGCCCGGTCTGTTCTCCGAGATCTCCGCTGCCCTAGCTGACCTCCATTGCAACATAGTAGAAGCCCATGCATGGAGCCATAACGCCCGCCTTGCCTGTGTAGCTCAAATCTCCGACCAATCAACCGACCACAACCCGCGCCGCCTCGCAACCATCGAGGACCACCTCATCACCGTCCTCCGTGCCACAACCGCCCTCAGCCCGTGCGGGAAGGAACCCAATAATGGCCAACAAGAAGTAAAGACCATAGGGCTCTTGGGATCAGGAGATCATAATTATGTTCATCAAGGAACCATGAGCACCAATGTAGAGAGGAGGTTGCACCAGCTCATGCTTTCTGTCAGGGACTTTGATGGGCCCAATGATGGGCACGAAAGCTCGCCTAGGACGCCGTTGGGGTTGTACAGTGAGGGGGAGGGGAGGAAGACGGTGGTTTGGATTGAGAGCTGTGAGGAAAAGGGGTATTCTATGGTGAGTATTGAGTGTAAGGATCGGCGGAGGCTCATGTTTGATACTGTGTGCACTCTCACTGACATGCAGTATGTGATCTTCCATGCTTCTGCAAGTGGCCAAGACGGTTATGCCTTTCAGGTACATATTCATATGTTCCTGGTCATTCACGATGTCTCTTATTTTGTACCATATTTACTGATCACATTGTCGTTCGGTATTAAATCTTTAGTAGACTCTCTCTAGTAATTAATAGATGTACAGTCtgacttattttatttaagcGGTAAATAAGTGAATCtcattttgatcattttgagAAACGATGAACAAGGTGACTAAATTGGATATGGGGGACTATATTAACTAATGTTGTTTTCATAGGAGTATTTTATCCGACATATCGACGGGGATGCCTTGTGTACTCAAAGCGAGAAAGAAAGAGTTATAAAATGCTTAGAGGCTGCTATAGAGCGTCGGGTTTCTGAGGTGAGTATTGTCTATTTTTACGAGATAAAAGATATGATCTACAAATTAATGTGATATAAGTAATAGAATAATAATTATAAGCAACaacattaatttattctatgtatatatatattttgacaGGGGATTAGGCTAGAACTGTGTGCAGATGATAGGATAGGGTTACTCTCTGATATAACTAGGGTTCTACGAGAGAATGGGCTTGTCGTTGTTCGAGCAGATGTAGCAACTCAAGGAGAAAAGTCCATAAACGCCTTCTACGTGAGAGACATTTCAGGAAATGAAGTTGTAGACATGGACATTGTTGAGTCGATGAAAAGGGAATTAATGGGTTCAAATCCAATATACGTTCAAGTCAAGAATGACACACGGATCAGACCAAGCTCACCTGAAAGGTCGTCTCCTCTCTCTAATTTTGGAGACATGCTGAAATCTCAACTTGAGCGTTTGTCTAACAATTTTGCTAAGATCAAGTAGTGGTATAGTACTATATGAACGtgtataaattaaaatgattttttttttttttgaattcaTGTACATACGTAGACAATAGGCAATTTAATTCTAGGGCTGTACATGCAGAGATATCGAACCGTATTATTTCTAGGGttgtaaataataattttaaggATTGAAGGAGATCAATTGTGTAAATGCCATTTACCAGTGACTTATAAGCTAGGAATATTACTTGGATGATTTTGTACATAAATGTTAAGCACAcattgttttttcctttttttttttctttatcaatAAGTAGAAATTGTATATATGGGAAACAATGTTTGTGTCAGGTGTTCTTAAAGTGCATGTAGTTTTGGCTTCAACCTATTACACGTAAATACATATTGTAATGAACAAAACTATTTATACTACCTTTACTGACTGTATTGTTAatcatgtttttttctttttcttcttccaaataTGTAATCTATGTAATCTATGTGAGAGATCTAGTCAGCAATATAATCAGTAGAGATGTAATATATAATGTTTTTTAAGTACACcatatataaatgaaataaaacaaTCTAGGCAAATCTAAGGTTAATTCTCCTAAGCCACACAGAGTGCAATATCATATGAAACACATCAAACCTCTTAGCCGGCTGGTTCAACTCAAAATGCCTCCTCACAACCCTCAAATTCTCCACAAGCCACCTATACTTCTCCTCCGGCACCGCCATCAAAACCTCCTTCAACCTCCAAATCTCAGAGACCTCAACCCTAACAGAAAACGCCTCCCACCTCAGCACATCACTAAACGGCAGCGCATAGTGCTCAGACAAAATCACAGGCACACATTCTGCATAAATGGCCTCCACAATTCTTGGGCTCGCCACCTCATGCCCGCTAGGGCACAGACAAAACCTGGACTTGAGCATCATGGAGGCGTAGTCTTCGCCTTCTGGGAGGTATTCGTAGACCCGAAGGTCTTCGTCGCGGGTTTTCCAGTGGGCCAGGAGAATGGGCCTTATTGGGCCATGGAGCCCACCGGCGAAGAACCCCAGGTAGGGACGTGGGATTTGGGGTGGCGGGGGTGAGATGAGTTTGGAGGGGACGTTGCCGCCGTAGAGGTAGATTTCAGGGAGAGAAACGTCTTTTTGAGGGTTGAAGCCTTCGGAGGTGTTGGCATTGCAGAGGACTCGGATTGATGTGTTGTAGAGAAATTGGTTGCCAGCAGATGCATGTGGAGCctgaaataattgaaaattctATTACAATTcgaaggaaggaaaaaaaagaaagaagtttgCTTAAACGTTTCATAGTCTTGAAATTCATATCCCTCCCCACATGCAAGTCTTTTGAACTTCAATGTTGTTCAACTTGATTTTCAATcgtatcaaatcaaaattgaattttgaaacttTCAACTGTCACCTACCAAATTGGctggaaattaaattttttagttaTTGTTCAATCAAGGAGGGAGGAATTTTAAGTATTGAGACATTCGAACATTACCAACAAAAATACCTGGGGTTCTTTTTAAGAGTTAATTGGTATtcaaaaattctttttttagttttaaacaattttgatagtctaaactactaAAGTATTCTAatcaacaaaaagagaaattcaaaCTTGAATGCAAAAAAATGATTACACTACCCCGACCAATTGATATATCTATTCCGCATGTTATTTTCAGTATATTTATGTTACCTATGATAATGTGAGGTAGGAAGGGTATACCAAGAATGAGCATTTATCCTTTTTGTGCgaacatattatatatgtcCAATTTTAAAAGCTTTCCTGAGGCCCCAAAGTGGAAACTCACTATATACCTTCACAAAATTATCAATCCAAGCATGCCAACAAAGTTGTGATCACCAAAACGGaagcaaaaagaaatcaatcaAAAGGCAGAAACTCAAAgtcatgagagagagagagagagagagagagagagagagagagagagagagctgaccCAATCATGACAACCAAGCATGAAGTGATCTGCGCCACGAGTCCTATTCCAAAAGGGGTGTCTCGAAGAGATTACTCTCACGTAATCGGCCACAAAGTCCCTCAAAGGGGTGAGGTTGTAGGTGAGGGGCTTGTAGAGGTACTTTACCATCCAAGTCACACTGAAGGGCATGAAGTAAACATGAGCTCTTTTGGGGCTCTTGGTCTTGAACCTCCTGCCCACTGCCCCATTCTCCATTTCGTGTATGAACCTCCCTTCAATGGAGTATATGTCCTTGCATGGCCCATCGTGTGCCATTGGTGGGTCCCCCTCTGTGTACACATACACCTTgaatttcttctccatttcaAGGTAGCTCCTGCAAATCAATTGCAATGGACGCATACattatggaaaagaaaaatggagaagggTATATATGTCAATTCACGTTGTACTATGAATACAAAGGTAGCTCCTAATTAAGACTCTGAGTAACATCGGAGTTAATTAAATCCCATTCCTAATCATCAATCATGGCATAATCATAAATGAATTATCGATTACATTATAATTATGGCTCGAAAATAAAGATAACTATTACCGATTAATTAGCACAATCAAGTGCTAACACATTTGATTATACTGCATATGTAATTATGCACAGCAAAATCTTATTGAATGACtaagtctaattttttttttgtggtcgAAAATTGCTTTAGATAGAAACCCAAAAGACAAGGGCAGGCAAAAGTCAAGAAACAACAAAAGTACACGGGAAAGACCTTGACCGCACTATGGCTCAAGCGCAAGCCACCAATCAGAGATGAGGGCATGAGAGACCGTCAGAATTCAAAACACCAATCAGAGATGGTGGTGGCCGATTGGCCCAACTGTTAAGTTCCACCACTCTTCTTCCAATCGAAGCCGCCACATGGGACACTAAGTCTAATTAGCTTAGCACAATATAGTGAACCCATTTGATTGGATCGATGGGTGGCTCTATGTTATAATCAACATACTCCATTTTACTATTTAATTTGAGTAAATAGACTTCAAAATGTCAACTTCTAATAGTAGTTGTTTAGGTGGCTGAAAATTTGCCAGAAAAACTTGTATGGAACGAgaataacattattttgttatttttgaccAATCACAAATTATTAAGTGAAAAATTTATCACACATGACATACCGTGCTTAACTGAAAATAGCATAGTAGTGTTATGCCCgttttatataaatgtttcTCATAGAAGGGACCATAAACCCACAGATTAGCATATCGACTCCTGGTGACTTTGTGAGGCTTACAACTTATGGAGCCGGTTCGTGTGACCAGGTTAAGTTGGTGTCtctaatattattaatttaattatgtctaaaacaaaaataattaaaaaataattagcatgtataataaatattaaaggaAGGCGGCACCCAGAAGTATATACTCTTCTCGCCGGGTTCATCACTGCGCTTTTTCAGCAGCAATCATGTATCCGAGAGTGTGAGTGTGGGTTACGGCAGAGCAGAAATGAGTGCACACTCAAAACGTTGCCTTTCAAGCAAAGCATGCAAGTCAACAGCATTCATTAATCTGACGAAATCTGACgcttaattttccaattttgtcCTGTTCTTAAATTTAATTACTCCGACCGGAAAAAGAAAACGGGAACGAAACCAATTAAAGAGGTGGCTTAGGTAGGCTTACTGATAAAATGCGCCGGGGTTACGATACACAACTGATCCACCGGGAAATGAAACGTCGTCGTCGAATGTTGACGAACGGTTTGGGCTCCAGACCGCCCGGCGAATCGAAGCTCGCGCTCGCGCGAGGCCCTGTTCCAGCTCTTGCTCTCTGCTCGCTTTGGGTTTGGGGATTTTCCTCTGCATCAATCGATCATTAATTTCAGCAACAACGAAAAAGgttaaaagtaaataaaattacaGTAGAATAGAAATATAcggaaattttttataaacaaaaaactaaaagaagaCAGAGCTAGCTAAAATGAATAGAAACTGCAAATGGAATGGCGGTTCGAATTCTTGGATGGAAAATTGATGTGAAAGTGACGATGGAGCTTACAAGTAC
The window above is part of the Prunus dulcis chromosome 1, ALMONDv2, whole genome shotgun sequence genome. Proteins encoded here:
- the LOC117615112 gene encoding uncharacterized protein LOC117615112; the encoded protein is MKQQHQQSSSSEAVSSSSSSSASTYVDQSQPATSSPNSGASDKLPSIPAAALEDLAVGSRDGGGAQESVTVDRRGEYSAVCRWTVQNFPRIKARALWSKYFEVGGYDCRLLIYPKGDSQALPGYISIYLQIMDPRGTSSSKWDCFASYRLAIVNLADDSKTIHRDSWHRFSSKKKSHGWCDFTPSSTVFDSKLGYLFNTDSVLITADILILNESVNFTRDSNNNNELQSSAGSMMMSGSVVAGPVSDVLSGKFTWKVHNFSLFKEMIKTQKIMSPVFPAGECNLRISVYQSSVNGVEYLSMCLESKDTDKTVVLSDRSCWCLFRMSVLNQKPGSNHMHRDSYGRFAADNKSGDNTSLGWNDYMKMSDFVGIESGFLVDDTAVFSTSFHVIKEFSSFSKNGGLIAGRSGSGARKLDGHMGKFNWRIENFTRLKDLLKKRKITGLCIKSRRFQIGNRDCRLIVYPRGQSQPPCHLSVFLEVTDSRNTSSDWSCFVSHRLSVVNQRLEEKSVTKESQNRYSKAAKDWGWREFVTLTSLFDQDSGFLVQDTVVFSAEVLILKETSIMQDLTDQDTESSNSGSQMDKNAKRSSFTWKVENFLSFKEIMETRKIFSKFFQAGGCELRIGVYESFDTICIYLESDQSVGSDLDKNFWVRYRMAVVNQKNPAKTVWKESSICTKTWNNSVLQFMKVSDMLEADAGFLVRDTVVFVCEILDCCPWFEFSDLEVFASEDDQDALTTDPDELIDSEDSEGIGGDEEDIFRNLLSRAGFHLTYGDNPSQPQVTLREKLLMDAGAIAGFLTGLRVYLDDPAKVKRLLLPTKLSGSSDGMKVIKNDESSPSLMNLLMGVKVLQQAIIDLLLDIMVECCQPTEASSNGDLSDTNLKSPDGSGAASPLQSDRENGAAESVHCPVYERLDTSVDETSSSASAVQSSDMNGTGIPGKPHPGHPISPPETSAGGSENVSLRSKTKWPEQSEELLGLIVNSLRALDGAVPQGCPEPRRRPQSAQKISLVLDKAPKHLQPDLVALVPKLVEHSEHPLAAFALIERLQKPDAEPALRTPVFGALSQLDCGSEVWERVLSQSLEFLSDSNDEPLAATIDFIFKAASQCQHLPEAVRSVRVRLKNLGVDVSPCVLEFLSRTVNSWGDVAETILRDIDCDDDMGDSCSTLHSGLFLFGEHGPSSERFHSVDEQAFRASRHFSDIYILVEMLSIPCLAVEASQTFERAVARGAIVAHSVAMVLERRLAQGLNLDARFVADNFQQPDAVVEGEANEQLRVQRDDFTSVLGLAETLALSRDLCVKGFVKMLYTLLFKWYADESYRGRMLKRLVDRATSTTDSSREVDLDLDILVTLASEEQEIIRPVLSMMREVAELANVDRAALWHQLCASEDEIIRMREERKAENANMVREKAVISQKLSESEATINRLKSEMKADIDRFAREKKELSEQIQEVESQLEWHRSERDDEIRKLTTDRKVLQDRLHDAESQISQLKSRKRDELKKVVKEKNALAERLKSAEAARKRFDEELKRYATENVTREEIRQSLEDEVRQLTQTVGQTEGEKREKEEQVARCEAYIDGMESKLQACQQYIHTLEASLQEEMSRHAPLYGAGLEALSMKELETLSRIHEEGLRQIHTLQQQRKSSPAGSPLVSPHALQHNHGLYPATPPQMAVGLPPSLIPNGVGIHSNGHVNGAVGPWFNHS
- the LOC117637363 gene encoding ACT domain-containing protein ACR2, with product MKKICWPYFDPEFDNLPERIYGPTCRVCIDNETWEDCTIVKVDSVNKQGLLLEVVQVLTDVNLTITKSYISSDAGWFMDVFHVKDEHGNKLTDQKVINYIQKALSTSTGTPDSAKAYTNNNPTLFSPTNPTDHTTIEMTGTDRPGLFSEISAALADLHCNIVEAHAWSHNARLACVAQISDQSTDHNPRRLATIEDHLITVLRATTALSPCGKEPNNGQQEVKTIGLLGSGDHNYVHQGTMSTNVERRLHQLMLSVRDFDGPNDGHESSPRTPLGLYSEGEGRKTVVWIESCEEKGYSMVSIECKDRRRLMFDTVCTLTDMQYVIFHASASGQDGYAFQEYFIRHIDGDALCTQSEKERVIKCLEAAIERRVSEGIRLELCADDRIGLLSDITRVLRENGLVVVRADVATQGEKSINAFYVRDISGNEVVDMDIVESMKRELMGSNPIYVQVKNDTRIRPSSPERSSPLSNFGDMLKSQLERLSNNFAKIK